One genomic region from Phragmites australis chromosome 1, lpPhrAust1.1, whole genome shotgun sequence encodes:
- the LOC133926808 gene encoding uncharacterized protein LOC133926808 gives MAAAAGAVIRRFHAAAAQPPRLTKLALRPPKCVEVEFADGSSFHLSAEFLRVYSPAADSKIRSVGGEKVIFGRRHVGIMSAESVGNYGVRILFDDLHKTGIFTWDYLHHLGSNKFSLMRNYIRTLRKHDLSRDPQRRK, from the exons atggcggcggcggcgggcgctgTGATCCGGCGGTTtcacgcggcggcggcgcagcccCCGCGCCTGACGAAGCTCGCGCTGCGCCCGCCCAAATGC GTTGAGGTTGAATTTGCGGATGGTAGCTCATTTCATCTGTCAGCAGAGTTTCTCAGGGTATACAGCCCAGCAGCTGATAGCAAAATCAGATCAGTGGGCGGTGAAAAG GTAATATTTGGGCGCCGTCATGTTGGAATAATGTCAGCTGAATCAGTAGGAAACTACGGAGTCAG GATATTATTTGATGATTTGCACAAGACAGGGATTTTTACCTGGGATTACTTGCACCATCTGGGTTCGAACAAGTTCAGTCTGATGCGAAATTACATCAGAACTTTGAGAAAGCACGACCTTAGTCGGGATCCCCAAAGAAGGAAATGA